The window TACGCGGACGCCCAGCCCGCCGGGACCGAAGCGGCTCCCGAATCCCTCACGTCCGGCATCAGCATGCGCCGCGTCACCTTCCGCTATCCGGGTACGGACATACGGGCCTTGTCGGACGTCGACCTCGACCTTCCGGCGGGCTCCGTGGTGGGCCTCGTCGGCATCAACGGAGCCGGGAAGACCACTCTGGTCAAACTGCTGACTGGCATGTACCGGCCTGACGCGGGCTCCATCGGCGTGGACGGCATGCCCCTTGCCGACCTCGCCCCGGATGCGTGGGCAGCGCGGTGCACCGGAGCGTTTCAGGACTTCACCAAGTTCCAGTTGCTGGTGAGCGAGAACGTCGGGGTCGGCGACCTTCCTCACCTCGACGACCTCGACGTCATTGCGAACGCCGTCCTCCGCTCTGGCGCCGAGAGCGTCGTCCAATCCCTCCCCGGGCGGCTCCATACCCAACTCGGCACTGTCTTCGACGGGGTCGAACTGTCTCACGGACAGTGGCAGAAACTCGCCCTGGCCCGAGGGCTGATGCGCCGCAATCCTCTGCTCCTGGTGCTGGATGAACCCACGTCCGCTCTCGACCCACAGGCGGAGCACGACCTGTTCGAGCGGTTCGCCACGCAGGCCCGCGACGCCGCCGCACGCTGCGGCGCCGTGACCATCCTGGTCTCCCATCGCTTCTCCACCGTCCATATGGCCGACCTGATCGTTGTCCTGGAGGAAGGCCGAGTGGTTGAGCAGGGCACCCACACCGAACTCCTGGGGTCAGGCGGCCGGTACGCCCAGCTCTATACGGCTCAAGCGGCCGCGTACGGAGTGAAGGGATAGACCGAGCCGCGCTGAGCAGCAGCGAGCCGGAGGCCGCGGTCGGCCCGGCTCGCGCGGTGTCAGATCTTGATGATGCGGATGCCGGGATCGCACAGCATCAGGAGGTCCTCGGGGTCCGATGTCAGGACGGTCACGGGGGTGGGTGAGGCGAGTGCGGTGGCGGCGACGATGGCGTCGAGGGCGTATTTGTGGCCGTGCAGGCCGGCTGCGGCGAGGAGTTTGCTCGCGTGGCGGGCGATGGCTTCGGTGGGCGGGACGATGTTGACGCGGGAGACGGCGTGTTCGAAGCGGGCCTGGTTGGTCTTGGGGTCGCGGGCTTCGACGAGGGTGACGGAGCTGGTGATGACGCGGATGTCCTCGGCCTCGGCGGCGGCGAGCCATTCGGTGAGTTCGGGTGTGCGTCGTACGAGTTTGGACAGGCCTTCGCAGTCCAGGACGAGGGTGCCGCTCACGCGGCGTCCGCCGAGCCGGCCGCGTCGCCGCGCAGGAGGGCCCGCTTGGCCTCGACGGCGGCCTGGTCGACCGGTCCGTGCTCGGTCACCGCGTCCTCGATGAGCTCGCGCAACCGGTCCCGTTCCAGTTGGCGCTGGATGAGGGCTTCGACGTAGGCGGACATGCCTCGCTTGCCGGTGCGGGCCTTGAGGGCGGCGATGGTGCCTTCGTGGAGGGAGACGGAGACCGGGCGGACGGGGCCTTCGCCGGGAGCGGGGTCGGGAGTGGTGGCCATGGAGCCACATTAACAAAACTCTTGTTATTGGGTGGGGTGATTCTGCGCCGGTGCGGCTTGCCCGGAGGCAGGTGGCGCATTGCCTCGCGGGGTACAGATCCTCTGCGATCACCAAGCGCGATGATGTGTCCCGTGGACTGACGCGCGAGGAACTGCCGGCGCTGCCTGCGGCCGTGGACCTGGAGACGGCGAACCGTGCGCTGTCTCTCAGCCGCACAACGGGGTACGACCTCGCCAAGCGAGGTCGGTATCCGTACACGGTTCTGCGTCTGGGCAACGCCTACCGGGTCGTTACCGCAGACTTGCTCAAGCTGCTCCACATCGACGTACCCGAGCGCACAGGCATCGGGGAGCCGACGGCTGCGACACCCGAGGCGGAAGTGGGCGGCTTCTCGTCGAGCTGCTGTTGTTGCTGTGTGTGCCGCTGTGCTCGTCGGCGTGAGAGGTGTGAGCGAGGAGCCTGCGAGTGATGGCCATCGTCTCGTATGTGTGATCTCGACAAGCCGTGCCGCCATGGTGTTGTCAAGGAACTGCGCAGGCCGGTTCATCGCATTGCCAGGGGCGGGGAGCGCAAGGGGAGCGCGGACGCCTGTGGACAGTGCAACACGGCATACGAGCAGCGGGACCGTGATCGGCGCTCTGATCTGCAAAAACAGGATCTGATGCGACCAGGAGGCACACGCCATCACGATCTCTATCGATCTCGTAATGCGTAGGTCTCGGGTTCGAATCCCGAAGGCGGCTCCAGTAGAAACCGCAGGTCAGGCCTCTGGCCTGCGGTTTTTAGTTTTCTCGACCATGGGAATGCTGGTTTTGAAGGCTTGATGACCTACGTATCCGAATGCGTAGGTCGGAAGTTCAAGAGAGCGGGACGAGGCGGGCTCAGGCTGCGAGGAAAAGGGGTCTGACCTGCTGATTCTTCGGTCCTTGGTCTGGGGCGCGATAAGCCTTGAGCGGGTGAGGGTGCGCATGGGGAGCGCATCAGTGCAGGGGTAGTTCGAGGGCGGTTCGGGCAACGGCGCCGGAATATCCGGAATTGCGGCAACGCGATGGTCGTGGAGGGCCTCCTGGGAGCCGACTTCGGCTTTGTGCTCATACGGCAAGGGAAGGGCCGGCGGAAACCTCGGGGTGTACATGGATCGGTCTGATCCGGAGACCGCTCCCCCCGGAGAGTGGACCCGTGCCTCTCGAGCGGGCAGAGACAATCCGGCGTGCACCCTTGCCTTCCGAGTCTCTCTGATGGTCAGCCCGAAGATCAGGTTGGGCGGGCGTTGGCGCCCAGGCGCCGGACGACAGCTTCACTATCGCCGGATGCTTGCTGCCCCAGGCGTCCTGGAACTCCACGAGGCGTTCCATATGACGGCGAAGTCGGGCGTCAAGGGCTCGGCAGTGTCGTCGGTCCCAACACCTGGGCCAGGCTCGTGAACGGCGGCAGGGGCGGCAGCCCCGGCGGCGGCAAGCTCGGCGACGCCCAGGCCGTGGCCGGGCTGAAGGCCGCGTGCATCACCCGCATCTACTCCAGTAACTGCACCGACCGCAACCGCGAGAACGAGCCTCCAGGACATCCGGGTCGGCACCATCAACGGTGTCATCGCTGCTGGCGCCCTGCGACCTGACCGGCATCACGGTCACCGCGGACGCCCTGCACTGCCAGCGCGATCACCCACGGTTCCTCGTCGAGACGAAGAAGGCGCACTACGCCTTCACCGTGAAGCGCAACCAGAAGAACGGGCACCGCCAACTCACCCGTCTGCCCTGGGAGAAGGCGAGTGCGAAGTTCTACGACCGCACCGACGCACGCGGACACCTGGAGCCCCAAGTCGTGCCGGCCTTGCCCATCACCGACCTCGGCGTCGACTTTCCCCACACGGTCCAGGTCAGGAAGATCGTCCGGCACCGCATTCAGCGCAAGACCGGCAGACGCAGCCGCGAGACGGTCTACGGCATCACCGACCTGACCAGACGCGAATCCTCCCCCGAGCACATAGCGAAGATCGTCCGTTCACGGTGGATTGTCGAGAACCGGCTCCACTTCGTCCGCGACACCACATTCGCTGAGGACGCCTCCACAGTCCGCACCGGGCTTGGCCTGGACAGCATGGCCACCCTCCGCAGCTTCGCCATCAACACCCTGCGAGCCACCGGCCACACGAACATCGCGGCCGGACTCCGCGAGATGTCCTACGACAGCTTCCGCCGACCGCTGGACCTACTCGGCCCCTCCTGGCCAGCACTCACGCAAAATCAAAGGACTTTGCAACAGCCCTGGGGAGTTGGGGCCCCGGACAAAGCCCATTGACAGGTTGGAGGGGTGGCCAGATAGTGATCTTCACATTATGAAGATTGTATGAGAGGCCTGGCGTGGCTGAAAGAACTCGGGGGAGAGCTGCCGTCGGCGCGATCTCCCTACTGGTTGGGGCGTTGCTCACGGGGCAGCTACCAGGATCGTCCCTGCCCACCGCGGTCGCGCAGACCTCGGATGCGGCCCGGGCGCAGTCCCCCATGGCGGACGACCCCGCGCCGGACACCCTTTCCCCCGACATTGACCGGGCACGGGAGCAGGCTCAGCGGGACAAGAAGCAGGTGGAGGTCGTCTCCGAACGCGGGGCGAGCCGCGAGGTGTTCGCCAACCCGAGTGGCAGCCTCACCGAGATCACGCATCTGGAACCGGTGCGCACCCGTCGGGCAGGCAAATGGGTCGACATCGACACCGGCCTTCGGCGGCTGGACGGCGTCGGCATCGCGCCCGTCGCCGCCGCCGATGTGGTGTTCTCGGCGGGCGGCAGCCGGGACCCGCTGGTCAGGATGGTCAAGGCGGGCCGGGAGCTGTCCCTGTCGTGGCCCGGTGCACTGCCCGACCCGGTGCTTTCCGGATCGTCCGTGACCTATCCGGAGGTCTTGCCGGACGTGGACCTGCGGATGACCGCGGAGCCCGACGGCTTCTCTCAGGTCCTCGTTGTCAAGAGCGCCGAGGCAGCGGCGAACCCCGCGCTCTCCGAACTGAGAATTCCCATGGCCGGCAAAGGACTCACCGTCCGTTCCACCGGCGCGGGGGGACTTGAGGCGGTCGACACCCAGGCGGGAGGCGTGGCCTTCGAGGCGGCACAACCGGTGATGTGGGACTCCCGTGAAGCCGACACCGGTGCGGCTGCGAACACGGGCGTGGGCACCCTGGCGAAGGCGTCGTCCGCAACGTCCGCCGGTTCCGACACCACCGCCAAGTCCGCTGCCTCGGACGCCACTTCGGGTACCACTCCTTCCCCCGAGTTGTACGAAGGCCCGGGCGACGCCTCGGCGCGGGCCGACGTACGCGCCCACGTGACCGGGAACTCCCTGCTTCTCATCCCCGACCCGGAGTTGCTCTCCGGCGAGGACACCCGCTACCCGGTCTTCATCGATCCGGCCTGGTCCTCACCGCGTGCCTCCGCCTATGCGATGGTCTCCCGCGCCTTCCCCGACTCCGACTTCTACAAGTTCGACGGCGCCGCCGACGCGGGCCTGGGCTTCTGCCCGCCGAACTTCACCGGTCTCCGGTGCGCGCCGAACGACGCCAAGCGCCTGTTCTACAAGCTTCCCGTGACCAGCTTCGCCGGGAAGAGCATCACCAGCGCCGAGTTCGTCGTCCGCGAGACGTTCGCGTACAACTGCGTCAAGCAGCCGGTGGAGTTCTGGCGCACCAAGCCGCTCACCTCGACGACGTCCTGGAACGACCAGAAGGCCGCGGGCTACTGGATCGACCAGATGCCGACCGTGACGGCGGCCAAGGGCGCGACCGCCGCCTGCCCGGACGGCGACCTGGAGTTCAACGCCAAGGACGCGGTCGTCTGGGCCGCCGCCAACAAGCAGAGCTCGCTCACCTTCGGGCTCAGGGCGCCGAACGAGAACGCCGAGAACCAGTGGAAGCGCTTCGCGGGCAACGGCTTCCTGCGCGTCGAGTACAACAACCCGCCGAACCAGCCCAAGCAGTCGCAGCTGACCATGAGCCCCGGCGGTAGCTGCACGCCGACGCCCAAGGCGGTGAACGTCATCCCGAAGGCCACGGCCGTCCTGTCGGACCCGGACAAGGACCAGGTGTACGCCGAGTTCAAGGTCGACTGGGACGCCGGCGACGGCTGGAAGGAACACTGGAACTCCGGCCGAATCGGCCCCAAGGCCTCCGGGCAGCCGTTCACGGTCAAGCTCCCGTCGACCATCCCGCAGAACGTCAAGGCCGCGTGGAGCGTTCGCGCCTCGGACGGCAAGCTGTGGGGGCCCTGGAGTTACGCCGGTGACACCCAGACCGCCTGCAACCTGACCTACGACTCCAGGCACCCGGCCGCACCGACCGTGGTCTCCCCGCAGTACCCCGCATCGCACACCGACGACCCGCTCGACCCGTGGCTGGACGGGGTCGGACGGTACGGCCGCTTCACCGTCGACTCGACCGCGCAGGACGTGACCAAGTACTGGTTCGGCCTGAACGCGGACCCGACCGCGGCCAACGAGCGCAAGCCCGCGACTCCGGGAGCGGCTGTCACGATCGACGTGATGCCGACCCGGCCGGGGCTCAACACCCTCTACGTGCAGGCCTGGGACGCCAACAACAACGACAGTACGATCGCCAGTTACCAGTTCCGGGTGGCCACCGGCCAGCCCGAACGCGCCGCCTGGACTCTCGACGCCCCGGCCGGCTCGACGCAGGACCCAGGCAGCGGCGGCACCCGGCCCGCTCTCCTCGACGGCACCGCGGCACTCGGTGGACCGGGCGTCCGAGGCACGGCCCTCACCCTGAACAGCGCGGGTGCCACTGACGGTTACGCGGCCGCCGCTCCCCATCTGCTTGACAATGACGGCAATTTCACCGTCTCCACCTGGGTACGCCTGGACTCGGACGCCGCCACCGCCACCGCGGTCAGCGTCGACGGCACCTTCCAGGCCGGCTTCTACCTCGGTTACGAGAAGGGAAGCGGGCGCTGGGCGCTGCGCGTGCCCACCAAGGACGCGGCCGGTGCCGACTTCGGCGTCCAGCGGGTGCTGTCGCCGACCACGCCGGAGGTCGGCAAGTGGACCCATCTCGCGGCCGTCCGTGACGCGGCGGCCGGCCAGTACACCCTGTACGTCGACGGTGTCGCGGCCGGCACGTCCGCGGTCACGACCCCCTGGCACGCCGCCGCCAACCTCCAGTTCGGCCGTGCCAAGTACAACGGCGCCCATGCCGAACCGTGGCAGGGCGCGATCGACGAGACCGCCGTCTACGACCGCCCCCTGGGCGCGGAGGACGTCGGTCGGCTGGCCCGCCATGAGCCCGTGACCACCGGCCGTCCGGCCAAGGCGGCCTGGAACTTTGACGACGCGGCCACCTCCCAGGTGGCGAAGGGCGCCAGCCAGGTGAACCCGCTGGTCCTCAAGGGCGGCGGCGGTACGTTCGGCGTCCCGGGGAACGTGGCCGGCGCCCTGGATTTCAGCTCCGCCAACAACGCTTACGCGAGCACCGCCGGGCCCCAGCTCAACACCCTGCGCAGCTTCTCGGTGTCGGCCTGGGCCAGACTCCCCAAGACGGAGTCGACCGCGGCGCAGATCATCGCGACGCAGGCCGGCGCGGAGCAGAGCGGTTTCGAGCTCTACTACTCGGGCTCGTACCGCCGTTGGGTCTTCAACCGGTACAACTCTGACGCCGAGGGCGCCCAGTCGACCCGGGCCATGGCCAACCTCGGCAAGCCCGCCGCCGACCAGGTCTACCCCGGCGACAGCTGGCATCATCTCCTCGGCGTCTACGACAGCATGGTGAAGGAGCTGCGGCTCTTCGTGGACGGCAGGCTCGTGTCCACGGTGCCCTTCACACCCGCCCCCTGGGACGCCACCGGTCCGGTGCAGGTCGGCGCGGGCTCGTACGGTGGACGGCCCGACTCGTTCTTCAAGGGGCAGATCGACGATGTGCGCCTGTACGACCGGGTGGTCTCCAAGGACGAGGCCGGTGATCTGTTCAAGCAGCACCCGCAGGTGAAGGGGCGCTGGAAGTTCGACACCACCACGGCGGGGTCGCCGGCCTCCAGCCCCGACGACAGCGCTGGCAAGCGGCCGGCGGTCCTGGGGGCCCAGGCGACCGTGCAGCCGGGCGCCGGCTGGGTCGGCGCGGGCGGTTTGGTCCTGGACGGGCTGGACGACTACGCCGCCGCGGCGACGGTCCCGGTGAACACCAAGGAGAGCTTCACCGCGACCGCTTGGGTGAGCACCGCGGCCCGCCCGCAGAACAAGGTCACCGTCCTGTCGGCGGAAGGAGCCGTCAACAGCGCCTTCACCGTGCGGTACGCACCGGACCCCACGGACCCGCAGAACCAGGGCGGTTACGAACTGGAACTGCCCAGCGCGGACACGGCGAGCGCGTCCCGGCCCGTGGTGCGGCATTCGAGTTTCCAGTCGGACTTCGAGTGGGACCACCTTGCGGTCGTGTACGACGCATTCGCCGACGAGGCGCGGTTGTACGTCAACGGCCACTTGGAGCAGGTACTGGACGCCATGTCGTGGCGGGCCAACATCCTGCCGTTCCAGGCGACCAGGCACCTCGAGTTCGGACGCAACAAGGAGAACGGGACGCCCGGCGAGTACTGGCCGGGTGTGATCGACGACGTGTGGATGTTCTCCGGCGTGGCGAGTGACGCCCAGATCGCCAAGCTCGGCAACGGCGAATCCCTGGACACGGTCCCAGGACCGTAGCCCCGGACTCGGGCGGCCGACGAGGCGTTTCCGTGGCCCCGTGGGACCCGTGGACCCGCGAGCACGCGGGTCCACGGGTCCCACGACTGACCAGAACCAACCCCCCACCCATCAACGTAAGGAACAATCGGGTTGTCCAGACCCATACGGTCGCGTCGCGC of the Streptomyces sp. T12 genome contains:
- a CDS encoding type II toxin-antitoxin system VapC family toxin encodes the protein MSGTLVLDCEGLSKLVRRTPELTEWLAAAEAEDIRVITSSVTLVEARDPKTNQARFEHAVSRVNIVPPTEAIARHASKLLAAAGLHGHKYALDAIVAATALASPTPVTVLTSDPEDLLMLCDPGIRIIKI
- a CDS encoding LamG domain-containing protein, with the protein product MADDPAPDTLSPDIDRAREQAQRDKKQVEVVSERGASREVFANPSGSLTEITHLEPVRTRRAGKWVDIDTGLRRLDGVGIAPVAAADVVFSAGGSRDPLVRMVKAGRELSLSWPGALPDPVLSGSSVTYPEVLPDVDLRMTAEPDGFSQVLVVKSAEAAANPALSELRIPMAGKGLTVRSTGAGGLEAVDTQAGGVAFEAAQPVMWDSREADTGAAANTGVGTLAKASSATSAGSDTTAKSAASDATSGTTPSPELYEGPGDASARADVRAHVTGNSLLLIPDPELLSGEDTRYPVFIDPAWSSPRASAYAMVSRAFPDSDFYKFDGAADAGLGFCPPNFTGLRCAPNDAKRLFYKLPVTSFAGKSITSAEFVVRETFAYNCVKQPVEFWRTKPLTSTTSWNDQKAAGYWIDQMPTVTAAKGATAACPDGDLEFNAKDAVVWAAANKQSSLTFGLRAPNENAENQWKRFAGNGFLRVEYNNPPNQPKQSQLTMSPGGSCTPTPKAVNVIPKATAVLSDPDKDQVYAEFKVDWDAGDGWKEHWNSGRIGPKASGQPFTVKLPSTIPQNVKAAWSVRASDGKLWGPWSYAGDTQTACNLTYDSRHPAAPTVVSPQYPASHTDDPLDPWLDGVGRYGRFTVDSTAQDVTKYWFGLNADPTAANERKPATPGAAVTIDVMPTRPGLNTLYVQAWDANNNDSTIASYQFRVATGQPERAAWTLDAPAGSTQDPGSGGTRPALLDGTAALGGPGVRGTALTLNSAGATDGYAAAAPHLLDNDGNFTVSTWVRLDSDAATATAVSVDGTFQAGFYLGYEKGSGRWALRVPTKDAAGADFGVQRVLSPTTPEVGKWTHLAAVRDAAAGQYTLYVDGVAAGTSAVTTPWHAAANLQFGRAKYNGAHAEPWQGAIDETAVYDRPLGAEDVGRLARHEPVTTGRPAKAAWNFDDAATSQVAKGASQVNPLVLKGGGGTFGVPGNVAGALDFSSANNAYASTAGPQLNTLRSFSVSAWARLPKTESTAAQIIATQAGAEQSGFELYYSGSYRRWVFNRYNSDAEGAQSTRAMANLGKPAADQVYPGDSWHHLLGVYDSMVKELRLFVDGRLVSTVPFTPAPWDATGPVQVGAGSYGGRPDSFFKGQIDDVRLYDRVVSKDEAGDLFKQHPQVKGRWKFDTTTAGSPASSPDDSAGKRPAVLGAQATVQPGAGWVGAGGLVLDGLDDYAAAATVPVNTKESFTATAWVSTAARPQNKVTVLSAEGAVNSAFTVRYAPDPTDPQNQGGYELELPSADTASASRPVVRHSSFQSDFEWDHLAVVYDAFADEARLYVNGHLEQVLDAMSWRANILPFQATRHLEFGRNKENGTPGEYWPGVIDDVWMFSGVASDAQIAKLGNGESLDTVPGP
- a CDS encoding ISAs1 family transposase; this encodes MSSLLAPCDLTGITVTADALHCQRDHPRFLVETKKAHYAFTVKRNQKNGHRQLTRLPWEKASAKFYDRTDARGHLEPQVVPALPITDLGVDFPHTVQVRKIVRHRIQRKTGRRSRETVYGITDLTRRESSPEHIAKIVRSRWIVENRLHFVRDTTFAEDASTVRTGLGLDSMATLRSFAINTLRATGHTNIAAGLREMSYDSFRRPLDLLGPSWPALTQNQRTLQQPWGVGAPDKAH